A genomic window from Streptomyces mirabilis includes:
- a CDS encoding GNAT family protein → MRTVLRGALVTPRPSTVGDIPALAAIRTAPEVYTRRRGGDDLTAAVTGDLEDPGARTFAVEHGGRVVGAIQWGAEDEPDYRHANIDIYLDPAVHGRGLGTDAVRALARHPIDDHGYRRLVIDPAADNAAAIRCYRKVGFRPVGIMRRYERGPDGSWHDGLLLVTPLPRKRGGLSLCRVGVARDQPGP, encoded by the coding sequence ATGCGGACGGTCCTGCGCGGAGCCCTGGTGACGCCTCGCCCGTCGACGGTGGGCGATATCCCGGCTCTGGCCGCGATCCGGACCGCGCCTGAGGTGTACACGCGCCGGCGGGGCGGCGACGACCTGACGGCCGCCGTGACCGGGGACCTCGAAGATCCCGGGGCCCGGACCTTCGCGGTCGAGCACGGCGGCAGGGTGGTCGGCGCTATCCAGTGGGGCGCCGAGGACGAGCCCGACTACCGGCATGCCAACATCGACATCTATCTCGACCCGGCGGTGCACGGGCGCGGCCTTGGCACTGACGCGGTCCGCGCCCTGGCACGCCACCCGATCGATGATCACGGATACCGCCGACTGGTGATCGACCCGGCCGCGGACAATGCCGCCGCCATCCGGTGCTACCGCAAGGTCGGCTTCCGCCCGGTGGGCATCATGCGACGGTACGAGCGTGGCCCGGACGGCAGCTGGCACGACGGGCTGCTGCTGGTGACTCCTCTCCCTCGTAAACGAGGGGGCTTGTCGCTATGCCGGGTTGGCGTCGCGAGGGACCAGCCCGGCCCGTAG